The genomic segment ATAATGCGATATGTAACAATAATTACAATGAAAATTGCATGCTGATACAGGGATAGAACAGTTAATTAGTCTTTTTACTTTTTCCATTACTATTCTCTTCTTTATGAATTTAAAGAAAGCTTGATAACATCATAAAGTTTATTGTAGTAAGATCTCAGCATAATATTGTTATATGAATAATTATCACATATCAGTAAACTATCAATAGTATGTTTTATGCTAACATTCTTATTAGCAAATCGAATATAGGGTAAATTTTTTATCCAATCATAGACATTAGATACTTTCCCGCTACTATTGTCAAATGCAAGGCATGGCGTACCAGTTATCGCCGCGAATATCATCCCGTGCAATCGATCGGTAATAATGATTTGCGCTCGTGAAAAACTATTCCACTTTTTTTTAAGTTTTTGTAACCGCTTTCGCTTTAAAATAGTCTCTGAAATTACAGTAGACTCATTTTTTATTTTTAATCCTCGAAGCTCTAGATCAATATATATCTGTTTAATTATTTCTTTATCTAGTTGTTTTTCTTTATCCGTTCGTAGGCATAGTATTGCTCCTTTACGTGGCTGTTTATAATTAATATGATTTAAATATAACGCCATATCTGGAACAAGTAAAATATCAACTGTTGGATA from the Syntrophus gentianae genome contains:
- a CDS encoding polysaccharide pyruvyl transferase family protein, yielding MSKQIENVRKKQGYCIVFIATPVHGNLGDHAIVYSQERFFTDRGLGKNIVEIPSPKYQIYASEIKKYITDKDLIVIDGGGSMGTLWLNEEHKMQHIVKNFPYNPIFIFPQTVFYSDDVQGKTESQQAAEVYSAHRNLHICAREKASYLMMKKLYPTVDILLVPDMALYLNHINYKQPRKGAILCLRTDKEKQLDKEIIKQIYIDLELRGLKIKNESTVISETILKRKRLQKLKKKWNSFSRAQIIITDRLHGMIFAAITGTPCLAFDNSSGKVSNVYDWIKNLPYIRFANKNVSIKHTIDSLLICDNYSYNNIMLRSYYNKLYDVIKLSLNS